One Lasioglossum baleicum chromosome 6, iyLasBale1, whole genome shotgun sequence genomic window carries:
- the Uk114 gene encoding reactive intermediate imine deaminase A homolog UK114, whose product MASKKIVRKIVSSSLAPKPVGPYNQAVLVDRTVYLSGVLGIDMKTLKLVDGGAVAEARQALVNMGHILKEAGSSYEKVVKTTVFLNNINDFTGVNEVYKEFFTQNFPARSTYQVGKLPLGAQVEIEAIAVTGEVETV is encoded by the exons ATggcttcgaaaaaaattgttcgaaaaatAGTATCCTCTTCGTTGGCTCCAAAACCTGTTGGGCCGTACAA TCAAGCAGTACTCGTAGATCGTACCGTATACTTATCCGGAGTTCTTGGTATTGACATGAAAACTCTGAAACTTGTCGATGGAGGTGCGGTTGCGGAAGCTCGTCAAGCACTCGTAAATATGGGACACATTTTGAAAGAGGCTGGATCAAGTTATGAAAAAG tTGTTAAAACAACAGTATTCTTAAACAATATTAATGATTTTACTGGAGTGAATGAAGTTTACAAAGAAT TTTTCACTCAAAACTTTCCAGCCCGTTCTACGTATCAAGTTGGAAAATTACCTCTG GGAgctcaagttgaaattgaagcaattgCTGTTACCGGGGAGGTGGAAACAGTTTAG